A portion of the Kitasatospora sp. NBC_00240 genome contains these proteins:
- a CDS encoding AAA family ATPase codes for MQGNYFSLTRVRLRHFKSIAEADVELGQLLLLVGPNGSGKSNFLDSLRLVSESLQTSLDQALRARGGIAEVRRRSQGHPNNLSIQLEFRGPEHHGQYGFTIATVRGGGYRIRQEYCKVWLKSRDGEGERSADAFFEVENGGLVGHSEPVMPPVGEQRLYLVSAAGLTPFRPVFDGLAGISVFNLNPDVIRQPQTPDSGEFLLRDGSNLASVLHRLERTERGRDDKERIEAYLQQIVPGMHTVTRSNLGNWETLEFKQDVPGAPHPWRFQAQSVSDGTLRALGVLVSLFAGTGSTLSTIGIEEPESALHPAAAGVLLDALRDASERRQVIVTSHSPDLLDREGFELSEICAVRSVGGATKIGKLDAAGAMALREQLYTPGELLRTDQLLPELSAEMPPTEMPR; via the coding sequence ATGCAGGGCAACTACTTCTCGCTCACCCGGGTCAGGCTGAGGCACTTCAAGAGCATTGCCGAGGCTGACGTTGAACTAGGGCAGCTCTTGTTGCTGGTCGGGCCGAACGGATCCGGCAAGAGCAACTTCCTCGACTCTCTCCGACTGGTGTCAGAGTCGCTGCAGACCTCTCTCGACCAAGCGCTTCGGGCTCGCGGTGGGATTGCAGAGGTTCGCAGAAGGTCACAGGGGCACCCCAACAACCTATCCATTCAACTGGAGTTCCGCGGACCTGAACATCACGGGCAGTACGGATTCACGATCGCGACAGTTCGGGGAGGCGGCTACCGGATCAGGCAGGAGTACTGCAAAGTCTGGCTTAAGTCCCGCGATGGCGAAGGTGAGCGATCCGCCGATGCCTTCTTCGAGGTCGAGAACGGAGGACTGGTAGGTCATAGCGAGCCGGTCATGCCCCCGGTGGGCGAGCAACGGTTGTACTTGGTCTCGGCTGCTGGCCTAACACCGTTCCGCCCTGTCTTCGACGGCCTCGCTGGCATCAGCGTCTTCAACCTCAACCCAGATGTCATCCGGCAACCACAGACGCCGGACTCGGGAGAGTTCCTGCTGCGGGACGGCTCCAACCTCGCGAGCGTGCTGCACCGTCTGGAGCGCACCGAGCGAGGCCGCGACGACAAGGAACGGATCGAGGCGTACCTGCAGCAGATTGTCCCTGGGATGCACACGGTCACCCGATCGAACCTCGGGAACTGGGAGACGCTGGAGTTCAAACAGGATGTCCCCGGAGCACCGCACCCGTGGCGCTTCCAGGCGCAGTCGGTTTCCGACGGGACGCTGCGCGCCTTGGGCGTACTGGTCTCCCTGTTCGCTGGGACCGGAAGCACACTCAGCACCATCGGTATCGAGGAGCCCGAAAGTGCGCTGCATCCTGCAGCGGCCGGAGTCCTGCTGGACGCACTGCGAGACGCGAGCGAACGCCGACAAGTGATCGTTACGAGCCATAGCCCAGATCTATTGGACCGCGAAGGCTTCGAACTGTCCGAGATCTGTGCAGTGAGATCGGTGGGAGGCGCAACGAAGATCGGCAAGCTGGATGCCGCTGGCGCAATGGCCCTGCGCGAGCAGCTCTACACACCGGGCGAACTCCTCCGCACCGACCAGCTGCTCCCGGAACTTTCCGCGGAGATGCCGCCCACGGAGATGCCACGATGA